One window of Colias croceus chromosome 6, ilColCroc2.1 genomic DNA carries:
- the LOC123692730 gene encoding uncharacterized protein LOC123692730, which translates to MESYIKVQSNIYERITKARSNFKKSPKERLSNDAYLSTRLDALEELWSQFLQTHTQIIQVSESDKLNATTYVKADTYGNCEEQYIDYKYELREARANLTVKSTYVHHAADGSTTATDSNQQGFKLPKIAIPHFSGKYTEWTSFRDLFLSLVHSNPTLDDVQRLHYLKCQLTGEAERFLRHIPITAENYKLCWKQLEDRYSNKKYLANCILKKFMNQKTVTTESATALRELLDNTNECHNVYSCPQSSRCRICKKKHHSLLHPKNVSLPSVPQMSEAEPDAKEATASTSTQVKNINNIRACFSRFSGQVLLATALVNARSHTGSLITLRCLIDQGSQASFLTEAAVQLLGLRKIPHKSSIIGLGSDHSSSVASKARVEIEIESRHCNFKICVQAFVLNKLTSVLPERNAVVNLSPEVSKLVLADPFFATPNKIDMLLGADVYGQILLEGLIKNSPSELIAQNTQLGWILSGPIQSRSSSSTIWCNHIHQNDEYELMKKFWELESDQFASDKSLLTEEEIKCENIYSSTTRRDSSGRYIVHLPFRTDDPNCKYGNSKAIAIKQFNRLENRLLKNPKLKAEYAAVIEEYKRLGHVETVPSHEEDLADAVYLPHHAVIREDKDTTKVRVVFNASCPGTNGITLNDELMVGPSLQPDLRHIIMRWRQYPICLVADIIKMYRQVKISELHTNFQRFVWREDPDQRLQHLRLLRVTFGTALAPYLAVKSLQQVAHDDGLKYPLAAERVLREFYMDDFMSGCFSVEEGKQIYKEITQLLQGGGFVLQKWSSNSEEIINEINEDVEDQAENLKLKIDEIMKILGLTWNRRTDEFEYVVKLPQLSPPVTKRKVISEISRLFDPVGWLAPVIISAKVFIQKLWLSGIEWDVELPPQLLKDWLKYRSELDTLTKFSIPRWININHDDKVRELHGFCDASNVAFAAVVYLRVVNSIGEVNVALIASKTKVAPIKQVSIPRLELCGAVLLTRLLLEVSQVMGIEKSSIHAWTDSQIVLVWLQGQPSRWKTFVANRVSEIITSLEPQQWQHVSTKDNPADCASRGSTQWDVQLWKEGPKWLQEKDINFTRGRIEDTDLEERKMKICLINTHSDEADPEEEIYSRFSSLRRLLRVTALCKRLIKRMRKKEVEDQKDWITSFEIRESLKICVKRCQEKHFGEELADLRNKKEINKKSKLVSLNPIVDEDGILRVGGRLQQAILSDERKHPIILPRKSQFTTLIIADAHERTFHGGPQLMQNYLQSKYWIIGAKDLIRLCVRKCVRCVRYTARIRHQLMGQIPVERSTACRRFLRSGVDYAGPINIRTSKGRGNIVLIVVPACSGSQARGDGDPVTSSTIVISTKNKSPTKRYGHTDLHLTLN; encoded by the exons ATGGAATCTTATATTAAAGTGCAAAGCAATATATATGAACGAATTACAAAAGCTAGATCTAATTTTAAGAAATCGCCTAAAGAACGTTTATCGAATGATGCGTATTTATCGACAAGATTGGATGCGCTTGAGGAACTTTGGTCTCAGTTTTTGCAAACTCACACGCAAATTATTCAAGTTTCGGAAAGTGATAAGTTGAACGCTACTACTTATGTCAAAGCTGATACATATGGCAATTGTGAAGAACAATATATCGATTATAAGTATGAGTTGCGGGAAGCTCGAGCTAATTTAActgttaaatcaacctatgtACATCATGCGGCAGATGGCAGCACCACAGCTACAGATTCGAATCAACAAGGTTTTAAATTACCAAAGATTGCTATCCCACATTTCTCCGGGAAATATACAGAATGGACGAGCTTTCGAGACCTGTTTTTGTCACTGGTACATAGTAACCCTACATTGGATGATGTTCAACgcttacattatttaaaatgtcaaCTCACTGGAGAAGCGGAACGGTTCTTGCGACACATACCAATAACTGCAGAAAATTATAAGTTATGTTGGAAACAGCTTGAGGATCGGTACAGCAACAAAAAGTATCTTGCCAATTGTATCTTAAAGAAATTTATGAATCAAAAAACTGTAACAACTGAATCGGCTACAGCGTTACGCGAATTATTAGATAATACTAATGAAT GTCACAATGTATATTCGTGTCCCCAGTCTTCCAGGTGTCGTATTTGCAAGAAGAAACATCATTCTTTACTACATCCCAAAAATGTATCGCTCCCGTCGGTGCCTCAAATGAGTGAGGCAGAACCAGATGCTAAGGAAGCGACAGCATCTACATCAACacaggtaaaaaatattaataatatcagaGCCTGCTTTTCGCGTTTCAGTGGACAAGTTTTACTTGCCACCGCATTAGTTAATGCCAGGTCACACACAGGCTCATTGATCACGTTAAGATGTCTCATTGATCAAGGATCACAGGCTTCATTTTTGACTGAAGCCGCTGTTCAACTTCTTGGGCTAAGAAAGATTCCACACAAAAGCTCCATTATTGGTTTGGGTAGTGACCACTCAAGTTCTGTTGCCTCTAAAGCGAGGGTAGAAATTGAGATTGAATCACGCCATTGCAACTTTAAAATTTGCGTCCAAGCTTTTGTGCTCAATAAGCTCACCTCAGTACTTCCGGAAAGGAATGCTGTTGTTAATCTTAGTCCTGAAGTATCTAAATTAGTTTTAGCAGATCCTTTCTTTGCAACACCAAATAAAATTGACATGCTCCTTGGAGCAGATGTTTATGGTCAGATTTTGCTTGAAGGTCTGATCAAGAATTCACCCAGTGAATTAATCGCGCAAAATACACAGCTGGGTTGGATTCTATCGGGTCCAATTCAATCCAGATCGAGCTCCAGCACTATTTGGTGCAATCATATTCATCAAAACGATGAATACGAACTTATGAAGAAGTTTTGGGAGCTTGAATCGGATCAATTTGCCTCTGATAAATCACTTCTTACAGAGGAGGAAATTAAATGTGAGAATATATACTCATCAACTACTAGGAGAGATAGTTCAGGACGCTATATAGTACATTTACCATTTCGAACCGATGATCCGAATTGCAAATATGGTAATTCAAAGGCTAttgcaataaaacaatttaatcgGCTTGAGAATAGGTTATTAAAAAATCCCAAGCTTAAGGCTGAGTATGCTGCTGTCATAGAAGAATATAAAAGGTTAGGTCACGTGGAAACTGTGCCATCACATGAAGAAGATTTGGCTGATGCTGTATACTTACCTCACCATGCAGTGATCCGAGAGGATAAGGATACTACCAAAGTCCGAGTTGTCTTCAACGCTTCTTGTCCAGGAACCAATGGCATCACATTGAATGACGAACTTATGGTAGGCCCATCACTACAACCTGACTTACGTCACATTATAATGCGTTGGCGTCAATATCCAATTTGTCTTGTCGCtgacattataaaaatgtacagaCAGGTGAAAATATCTgaattacatacaaattttcaaCGTTTTGTGTGGCGTGAAGATCCAGATCAAAGATTGCAGCATCTGCGCCTCTTACGAGTTACTTTTGGTACGGCTTTAGCACCTTATCTCGCTGTGAAATCATTACAGCAAGTTGCACACGACGATGGGTTGAAGTATCCGCTGGCTGCTGAAAGGGTACTTCGTGAATTTTATATGGACGATTTTATGTCGGGTTGTTTTTCTGTGGAAGAAGGTAAGCAAATTTATAAGGAAATAACACAACTTCTACAAGGAGGTGGATTTGTCTTGCAAAAATGGAGCAGCAATAGCgaagaaataattaacgaaattaaCGAAGATGTTGAAGATCAAGCAGAAAACctgaaactaaaaatagatgaaatcatgaaaatttTAGGACTTACCTGGAACAGAAGAACCGATGAATTTGAATACGTAGTAAAACTTCCACAACTCTCTCCTCCTGTAACAAAAAGAAAAGTTATTTCAGAAATTTCTCGATTATTTGATCCTGTTGGTTGGCTTGCGCCAGTAATAATTTCAGCCAAAGTTTTTATACAGAAATTATGGCTCTCGGGAATTGAGTGGGATGTTGAACTTCCTCCACAATTACTGAAGGACTGGCTCAAGTATAGAAGTGAATTAGATACACTTACCAAATTTAGTATCCCACGCTGGATCAACATCAATCATGATGATAAAGTTCGCGAATTGCATGGCTTCTGCGATGCTTCAAATGTTGCATTTGCGGCAGTGGTGTACTTGCGAGTGGTTAACTCCATTGGGGAAGTTAATGTTGCATTAATTGCTTCCAAAACAAAGGTAGCGCCCATTAAACAAGTTTCGATTCCGAGATTGGAACTTTGTGGAGCTGTACTACTCACAAGACTGCTACTTGAAGTGTCTCAAGTCATGGGTATAGAGAAATCTTCTATTCATGCGTGGACTGACTCACAAATTGTGCTCGTTTGGCTTCAAGGACAACCTAGTCGTTGGAAAACCTTTGTCGCCAACCGTGTGTCGGAGATTATTACTTCGCTGGAACCGCAGCAATGGCAACACGTATCTACCAAGGATAATCCTGCAGATTGTGCATCGCGTGGCAGTACGCAATGGGATGTTCAACTCTGGAAGGAAGGGCCGAAGTGGCTGCAAGAAAAggatataaattttacaagaGGTCGAATAGAAGATACAGATctagaagaaagaaaaatgaaaatttgtttaattaatactCACAGTGATGAAGCAGATCCCGAAGAAGAAATATACTCACGCTTTTCATCTTTGAGAAGACTGCTCCGCGTTACTGCACTCTGTAAAAGACTAATTAAAAGAATGAGAAAAAAGGAAGTAGAGGATCAGAAGGATTGGATAACAAGTTTTGAAATAAgagaaagtttaaaaatatgtgttaAAAGATGCCAAGAAAAACATTTCGGTGAAGAGCTTGctgatttaagaaataaaaaagaaataaataaaaaaagtaaacttGTCTCACTCAATCCAATAGTTGACGAAGACGGTATCCTACGAGTAGGTGGCAGACTGCAGCAGGCGATCCTTAGTGATGAGAGAAAACATCCTATCATTCTTCCTCGTAAATCACAGTTTACAACTTTGATTATTGCGGATGCTCATGAGAGAACATTTCACGGCGGTCCCCAATTGATGCAAAATTATTTGCAATCAAAATACTGGATAATAGGTGCGAAGGATTTAATACGGCTGTGTGTTCGAAAATGTGTTCGTTGTGTACGATATACCGCTCGCATAAGACACCAGTTGATGGGACAAATACCGGTTGAAAGATCTACTGCTTGTCGACGTTTCTTAAGGAGTGGAGTAGATTATGCGGGACCTATTAATATAAGAACCTCTAAAGGCAGAG